One Phycisphaerales bacterium genomic window carries:
- a CDS encoding peptide MFS transporter, with translation MSQATSSSFDPSNQPQLLGHPVGLFTLFFAEMWERFSYYGMRALLVLYMLKGFLQYGDKEAYAVYGAYTALVYATPFIGGMLADKLLGARKAVVFGGLLMAAGHLLMTLENQTAFFGALALLIAGNGFFKPNISTIVGSLYPKGSGKRDAGFTIFYIGINLGAALAPLLCGYVGETYGWHYGFGLATIGMLIGVAIFVAPRLITQALVVLGALAVAASMVYIGQNDKLMLAVNAPVGIALLVAAFVAAAAMGKGGIPDAAGRPAKQPSRAHEFMVYGGTILAVPVLAFLVQRSEIAGWCLTAFGILALGTILVSAIRSPKIERERLIVVLIMMFFSMLFWAFFEQAGSSVNNFTDRNVDRVVQSSTFTQEQVGTTIEVPANQALVGLRRADGTSVSLTEIEKAVEEYRAKNDLKGTPARPNIPWTVLPEHVGREYAGTEVKTTVFQAVNPVCIMVFGLVFSSLWSFLGKRGWEPSTPIKFALGLAQLGLGFLVFWYAAKNGTDRGMTAMAFLVIGYMLHTTGELCLSPVGLSMVTRLSPARMVSTVMGGWFLATAFSNFLAGLIAALTGVGHGEEGPKVLPPPQETVGVYGEVFGKIGIAACISAAIVLVLSPLLTKWMHREADEGGPSAGGH, from the coding sequence ATGAGCCAGGCTACGTCGTCGTCCTTTGACCCGAGCAACCAGCCGCAGCTGCTGGGCCACCCCGTCGGGCTCTTCACGCTCTTCTTCGCCGAGATGTGGGAGCGCTTCTCGTACTACGGGATGCGGGCCCTGCTCGTGCTCTACATGCTCAAGGGCTTCCTCCAGTACGGGGACAAAGAGGCGTACGCGGTGTACGGGGCCTACACGGCCCTTGTCTACGCCACACCCTTCATTGGCGGCATGCTCGCCGACAAGCTGCTGGGGGCGCGAAAGGCCGTGGTGTTCGGCGGCCTGCTCATGGCGGCCGGTCACCTGCTGATGACGCTGGAGAACCAGACGGCGTTCTTCGGTGCCCTCGCCCTTCTCATCGCGGGCAACGGCTTCTTCAAACCGAACATCTCGACGATCGTGGGCTCGCTCTACCCCAAGGGCAGCGGCAAGCGCGACGCCGGCTTCACCATCTTCTACATCGGCATCAACCTGGGGGCCGCGCTGGCTCCCCTGCTGTGCGGGTACGTTGGCGAGACCTACGGCTGGCACTACGGCTTTGGCCTGGCGACCATCGGCATGCTGATCGGCGTGGCGATCTTCGTCGCCCCGCGTCTGATCACGCAGGCGCTGGTCGTGCTCGGGGCCCTCGCGGTGGCCGCCAGCATGGTCTACATCGGACAGAACGACAAGCTGATGCTGGCGGTGAACGCTCCCGTTGGGATCGCCCTGCTGGTCGCCGCGTTCGTGGCGGCCGCCGCCATGGGCAAGGGCGGCATCCCCGACGCCGCCGGCCGTCCGGCCAAGCAGCCCAGCCGCGCCCATGAGTTCATGGTCTACGGCGGGACCATCCTGGCGGTGCCGGTCCTCGCATTCCTCGTGCAGCGGAGCGAGATCGCCGGCTGGTGCCTGACCGCTTTCGGCATCCTGGCCCTGGGCACAATCCTGGTGTCGGCGATCCGCTCGCCCAAGATCGAGCGTGAGCGGCTGATCGTCGTGCTCATCATGATGTTCTTCTCAATGCTGTTCTGGGCCTTCTTCGAGCAGGCGGGCAGTTCGGTCAACAACTTCACCGACCGCAACGTGGACCGCGTGGTCCAGTCCTCGACGTTCACGCAGGAGCAGGTGGGCACGACGATCGAGGTCCCCGCGAACCAGGCCCTGGTTGGTCTCAGGCGGGCGGACGGCACCTCCGTCAGCCTCACCGAAATTGAGAAGGCGGTAGAGGAGTACCGCGCGAAGAACGACCTGAAGGGCACCCCCGCCCGCCCCAACATCCCCTGGACCGTGCTCCCCGAGCACGTCGGGCGTGAGTACGCGGGCACCGAGGTGAAGACCACGGTCTTCCAGGCCGTGAACCCGGTGTGCATCATGGTGTTCGGCCTGGTGTTCTCGTCCCTGTGGAGCTTCCTGGGCAAGCGCGGGTGGGAGCCGAGCACACCCATCAAGTTCGCGCTTGGACTGGCGCAGCTGGGGCTTGGCTTCCTTGTCTTCTGGTACGCGGCCAAGAACGGGACCGACCGCGGCATGACCGCGATGGCCTTCCTGGTGATCGGCTACATGCTGCACACCACCGGAGAGCTGTGCCTCTCTCCCGTCGGGCTGTCGATGGTGACCCGCCTCTCGCCGGCCCGCATGGTCAGCACCGTCATGGGCGGCTGGTTCCTCGCCACCGCGTTCTCCAACTTCCTCGCCGGCCTGATCGCCGCCCTCACGGGCGTCGGCCACGGCGAGGAAGGCCCCAAGGTGCTGCCGCCGCCCCAGGAGACGGTGGGCGTGTACGGCGAGGTGTTCGGCAAGATCGGCATCGCCGCGTGCATCTCGGCCGCCATCGTGCTGGTGCTGTCGCCGCTGCTCACGAAGTGGATGCACCGCGAGGCGGACGAGGGTGGGCCGAGCGCCGGCGGTCACTGA